A single Candidatus Anaeroferrophillus wilburensis DNA region contains:
- a CDS encoding YbjQ family protein: MIITNIEAIPGKKIIEHYGLVSGSTIRAKHIGRDFMAGLKNIVGGELKGYTELLQESRNQALQRMRAEAEQLGANAVINVRFSTSSVAQGAAELYVYGTAIRYE, from the coding sequence ATGATTATCACCAACATAGAAGCCATCCCTGGGAAAAAGATCATCGAACATTACGGTCTGGTATCCGGCAGCACCATCCGGGCTAAACATATCGGCCGGGACTTCATGGCCGGTCTGAAAAATATTGTCGGCGGCGAACTGAAAGGCTATACAGAGCTGCTCCAGGAATCACGTAATCAAGCACTGCAGAGGATGCGGGCGGAGGCTGAACAGCTGGGAGCCAACGCGGTCATCAATGTGCGCTTTTCCACCTCATCGGTAGCCCAGGGAGCCGCAGAGCTCTATGTCTACGGGACCGCGATTCGCTATGAATAA